Proteins found in one Candidatus Methylomirabilota bacterium genomic segment:
- the lptC gene encoding LPS export ABC transporter periplasmic protein LptC: protein MQKTAAGILVGVVLFVTVVIGVLIVKGHRAARPPADIVPAQSDQQIKEIHLQEDAKSGYRWSLDAEQADSYESTGKTLLRKVVIGIEEPTRKWTITGDEGDLIQQTRDVELRGHIVLVSSDGLRLETTRLLWSSSESRAWTEEPVTVYRAGVVVTGSGLDTRPSEEVTVIRGPVRATFAGVKGGARPVASAPASSQTGRARP from the coding sequence ATGCAAAAGACCGCCGCCGGCATCCTGGTTGGAGTTGTTCTCTTCGTTACAGTCGTGATCGGTGTCCTCATCGTCAAGGGACATCGGGCCGCGCGGCCACCGGCTGATATCGTCCCTGCCCAGTCCGATCAGCAGATCAAGGAGATTCACCTCCAGGAGGACGCCAAGAGCGGCTATCGCTGGAGTCTGGACGCCGAGCAGGCGGATTCCTACGAGAGCACCGGGAAGACGCTCCTCCGCAAAGTCGTGATCGGCATCGAGGAGCCAACCCGGAAATGGACGATCACCGGTGACGAGGGCGATCTCATTCAGCAAACGCGCGACGTCGAGCTGCGCGGCCACATCGTGCTCGTCTCGAGCGATGGACTGAGACTCGAGACGACGCGCCTTCTCTGGAGCAGCTCCGAGAGCCGTGCCTGGACCGAGGAGCCCGTCACCGTGTACCGCGCGGGGGTCGTCGTCACGGGCAGCGGCCTCGACACGCGACCGTCCGAAGAAGTCACGGTCATCCGCGGTCCCGTGCGGGCGACCTTTGCGGGCGTCAAGGGCGGCGCCCGGCCAGTCGCCTCGGCGCCCGCCAGTTCGCAGACCGGGCGAGCGAGGCCATGA
- a CDS encoding HAD hydrolase family protein, producing the protein MRAKSPSSAARIRLLVLDVDGVLTDGTLVFGSSGEETKRFHVRDGYAIQRARSAGLEIAVISGRASPSVTRRMTELGVAEVHQGVDDKAEVFRGILSRLRLEPSAAAVMGDDLPDLPLLRLAGLALAPADAVAEVKRTVGWVSRFDGGHGAVREAIEMLLRARKAWPPK; encoded by the coding sequence GTGAGGGCGAAGTCCCCGTCCTCCGCCGCGCGAATCCGGCTGCTCGTCCTCGACGTCGACGGGGTGCTCACGGACGGAACGCTCGTCTTCGGCTCCTCGGGCGAGGAGACCAAGCGCTTCCACGTGCGCGATGGCTACGCGATCCAGAGGGCCCGGAGCGCCGGACTCGAGATCGCGGTGATCTCGGGCCGCGCGTCGCCCTCCGTCACGCGTCGGATGACGGAGCTCGGCGTGGCCGAGGTGCACCAGGGGGTGGACGACAAGGCCGAGGTCTTCCGCGGCATCCTGTCGCGGCTGCGCCTCGAGCCCTCGGCCGCCGCGGTCATGGGCGACGACCTCCCCGACCTCCCGCTCCTGCGGCTCGCGGGCCTGGCCCTCGCGCCCGCCGATGCCGTGGCGGAAGTGAAGCGCACTGTCGGCTGGGTTTCCAGATTCGATGGGGGGCATGGGGCTGTCAGGGAAGCTATTGAAATGCTGCTCCGAGCGCGGAAGGCCTGGCCGCCTAAATAG